Proteins from a genomic interval of Syngnathus acus chromosome 4, fSynAcu1.2, whole genome shotgun sequence:
- the klhl30 gene encoding kelch-like protein 30 — MVRNVDDLDFCLPSHPQTILEGLRALCSQPKMVDVTLSAGGRDFPCHRGVLALCSAYFSSMFSGDFAESIAARVELQEVDPEILGCLLDFAYTGKLTINQSNVEGLIRTSSRLQFQTVRAVCTRYLQHQIDATNCLGILEFGEIHGCPEVVAKARAFLLENFEAVQLSEEFLLQEKDRLVSCLSHDGLQIRCEHARVEAVLRWVGHRREARLDQMPELLGLCRLELLDPDYLKGTLLQDALVQASDGCREAVEKVHIEKMHLAPKCMSQVDGQSPQPNLQEVLFVMGGRSLDDDSDDDSDDEDGERARARESRAQLKNCAFYNTKTKQWHELPNFPNPNKWGFSMVSLNNDVYVTGGSRGSNTNTWSTTETWKYITKEGRWVTVAPMLRPRTNHSSATLNGEIYVIGGTTLARVEVERYDPYHDTWTSTCPAVKYMTNFTCTACQGKLYVIGSCAVKYNALTMQCYNPVIDSWMNICSPFIPKYLSSPRSVCMEGNIYLLADNTKKVYSYDPDANLWQKIQLLHMLHENGGLVSLDGRLYVTGGHWKGMEGDYGVEVEVYNRASDTWEVEGFLPRLWFYSGVSTIFLDPTNWPRVFPADAT; from the exons ATGGTACGCAACGTGGACGACCTTGACTTCTGCCTGCCGTCGCACCCGCAGACCATCCTGGAGGGCCTCCGTGCCCTGTGCTCTCAGCCCAAGATGGTGGACGTAACGCTGAGCGCCGGAGGTCGTGACTTCCCGTGCCACCGCGGTGTCCTGGCCCTCTGCAGCGCCTACTTCAGCTCCATGTTCTCGGGGGACTTCGCCGAGAGCATTGCGGCCCGCGTGGAGCTCCAAGAAGTGGACCCGGAAATACTGGGCTGCTTGTTGGACTTTGCTTACACGGGCAAACTGACCATCAACCAGAGTAACGTGGAGGGCCTGATCCGGACCTCCAGTAGGTTACAGTTCCAGACTGTCCGCGCCGTGTGCACACGTTACCTCCAGCACCAGATTGACGCTACCAACTGCTTGGGCATACTGGAGTTTGGAGAAATCCACGGCTGCCCTGAGGTGGTGGCCAAGGCACGGGCTTTTCTTTTAGAGAACTTTGAGGCTGTCCAGCTGAGCGAGGAGTTCCTACTCCAGGAGAAGGATCGCTTGGTCTCCTGCTTGAGCCACGATGGCCTGCAGATCCGATGCGAGCACGCTAGAGTGGAGGCCGTTCTTAGGTGGGTCGGGCACCGGCGGGAGGCTCGGTTGGACCAAATGCCGGAGCTGCTGGGCCTGTGCAGACTGGAGCTGCTTGACCCGGACTACCTGAAGGGGACACTGTTGCAGGATGCTCTGGTGCAGGCCTCGGACGGCTGCAGGGAGGCCGTGGAGAAGGTCCACATAGAG aagATGCATTTGGCCCCGAAGTGCATGAGTCAAGTGGACGGTCAGAGTCCACAGCCCAATCTGCAGGAGGTGCTCTTCGTCATGGGGGGTCGCTCCCTGGACGACGACTCCGACGACGATTCGGACGACGAGGATGGCGAGCGAgccagagcgagagagagcagaGCTCAGCTTAAAAACTGTGCCTTCTATAACACCAAGACAA AACAGTGGCATGAGCTCCCAAATTTCCCCAACCCCAACAAATGGGGCTTCTCCATGGTGTCGTTGAATAATGACGTCTACGTCACAG GAGGCTCTCGGGGCTCCAACACCAACACCTGGTCCACCACGGAGACATGGAAGTACATCACCAAGGAAGGACGCTGGGTCACGGTGGCGCCCATGCTCAGACCTCGCACCAATCACTCGTCAGCCACGCTTAACGGAGAGATTTACGTCATTGGAG GTACGACATTAGCTCGGGTAGAAGTGGAACGTTACGACCCGTACCACGACACGTGGACCTCCACGTGTCCCGCCGTCAAGTACATGACCAATTTCACGTGTACGGCGTGCCAGGGGAAGCTCTACGTGATTGGCTCCTGCGCCGTCAAGTACAACGCCTTGACCATGCAATGCTACAACCCCGTCATAG ATAGCTGGATGAATATCTGCTCGCCATTCATCCCCAAGTACCTTTCGTCTCCTCGCTCGGTGTGCATGGAAGGAAACATCTACCTGCTGGCCGACAACACCAAGAAAGTTTACTCCTACGACCCCGACGCCAACTTGTGGCAGAAG ATCCAGCTGCTCCACATGCTACATGAGAACGGCGGCCTGGTGTCGCTGGACGGGAGGTTGTACGTGACGGGCGGCCACTGGAAAGGGATGGAAGGCGATTACGGCGTGGAGGTGGAAGTGTACAACCGCGCCTCGGACACCTGGGAGGTGGAGGGCTTCCTGCCCAGACTCTGGTTCTACAGCGGCGTCTCCACCATTTTCCTGGACCCCACCAACTGGCCTCGGGTCTTCCCCGCCGACGCCACGTAG